NNNNNNNNNNNNNNNNNNNNNNNNNNNNNNNNNNNNNNNNNNNNNNNNNNNNNNNNNNNNNNNNNNNNNNNNNNNNNNNNNNNNNNNNNNNNNNNNNNNNNNNNNNNNNNNNNNNNNNNNNNNNNNNNNNNNNNNNNNNNNNNNNNNNNNNNNNNNNNNNNNNNNNNNNNNNNNNNNNNNNNNNNNNNNNNNNNNNNNNNNNNNNNNNNNNNNNNNNNNNNNNNNNNNNNNNNNNNNNNNNNNNNNNNNNNNNNNNNNNNNNNNNNNNNNNNNNNNNNNNNNNNNNNNNNNNNNNNNNNNNNNNNNNNNNNNNNNNNNNNNNNNNNNNNNNNNNNNNNNNNNNNNNNNNNNNNNNNNNNNNNNNNNNNNNNNNNNNNNNNNNNNNNNNNNNNNNNNNNNNNNNNNNNNNNNNNNNNNNNNNNNNNNNNNNNNNNNNNNNNNNNNNNNNNNNNNNNNNNNNNNNNNNNNNNNNNNNNNNNNNNNNNNNNNNNNNNNNNNNNNNNNNNNNNNNNNNNNNNNNNNNNNNNNNNNNNNNNNNNNNNNNNNNNNNNNNNNNNNNNNNNNNNNNNNNNNNNNNNNNNNNNNNNNNNNNNNNNNNNNNNNNNNNNNNNNNNNNNNNNNNNNNNNNNNNNNNNNNNNNNNNNNNNNNNNNNNNNNNNNNNNNNNNNNNNNNNNNNNNNNNNNNNNNNNNNNNNNNNNNNNNNNNNNNNNNNNNNNNNNNNNNNNNNNNNNNNNNNNNNNNNNNNNNNNNNNNNNNNNNNNNNNNNNNNNNNNNNNNNNNNNNNNNNNNNNNNNNNNNNNNNNNNNNNNNNNNNNNNNNNNNNNNNNNNNNNNNNNNNNNNNNNNNNNNNNNNNNNNNNNNNNNNNNNNNNNNNNNNNNNNNNNNNNNNNNNNNNNNNNNNNNNNNNNNNNNNNNNNNNNNNNNNNNNNNNNNNNNNNNNNNNNNNNNNNNNNNNNNNNNNNNNNNNNNNNNNNNNNNNNNNNNNNNNNNNNNNNNNNNNNNNNNNNNNNNNNNNNNNNNNNNNNNNNNNNNNNNNNNNNNNNNNNNNNNNNNNNNNNNNATGACACATCTGGATACAGGCAGTCGTTtaagggaggtgtgtgtgtgtgtgtggtgtgtgtgtgtgactgcgtgtgagagagagagagagagagagagagacgacgCTGAGACTCCGCGGTCCTTGCGCTCACCAGTGGAGAGGTAACTAGCAGAAGATTAATACTGAGCGGCGGGTATAGACACATTTCCATGCACAGAACTATTTTGGGGGTAAGTATAGATTCTTCATCTCCATTTATGTTGCGAAATTCTCTTTCTTTAAAGCATAGCCATCGCTGAATACATTTGCAAAAGTAAGAGGGGGAGTCTGCAAGAAGATCACAGGTCTGGTGCGCATAAAAGACATTTTATCTCTCAGGGCGCAGCGACAGCGGTTTGCCACATTTTCTCAGTCACGTTAACTCCTGCTTCATGTCTGCATGCCACACTTGTCTCGTGGATATGATTCGTCCTGCAGCAGAAGGAGTTCAGCTCTGACTGGAGGTGTTGCACTGAATTTCgtgaactgacatttttattattatttgttttgcacacaAGTTGGGCCCCACATGTTGTGGCctactgtgtgtatttctgttttataatatGACCTTATTGTGTTGGGCTTGGGCTACATATTTTGTAGTCGTTTAATTGTGACGGCAGaaatttgttattatatttaaaaggGAAGCTCTTAGCAGTTACTATTTATAATCATCATATATGAGGATAAAGGCTCCTGCACGCTGTGATTTACAGTAGCGCCATcatttctgtccaaaggtaTCAGGTATTTTCATCAGATcatattaatatacagtaaagtatAGGAGCTCATTCACATTAGTAACATAAGTGTCACTGCCTCActtggtctggtgtgaccaaTAAATCTTTCGATGGCTAATGCGAGATAACATAAGTCACATGCTAGTAtacttttattacactttttctactggtctttgtgtttcagtattgaCCATCAAAcagtatatatgcatatatagtatgcataaaaacataaaaaagtagGTGAAGGTGTTTTACTCTCATATCCACAGCAGTTATAATGACGACTGAAGCTGCGTCTGTTCCTCTGCTAACGTACTGCCAAACTACGCACAAACGTCAGTAGTACTTTCATCATGGAGTGACATGATTATAAGATTATGCTAAGTATGAGCTCGTCACGgtcggcacggtggtgcagtggttagcgctgtcgcctcatagcaacagggttGCGCGTTCGAATCTGGACTTTAGCTTTTTCACTGTGAAGACTGTACTGGAATAAGAAATGCCTGCAGACTGCATACTCAGTACTTTAAAATAGGGCTGAACAAGGGACTGAATTATTTTACAGCCCACATGCCAAGTGATTACTGTGAGAAATCAAAATCTGCTCTCAAACTCAAGCATCTAAATTTGTGTCCTCGCTTATTTATTCGGATTTTAAAGGGACACTTAAGGACTGTGACGTTACTAATAACTACAATCAACACTAGGTCACGGAGATGAGCTAGCTTGGAAACACACCCCACCAAATGTTACTTTAGCCCATGATCCAGCTGTGTGATTTGTCAGATTTCACAGTAAAACCCTGCATTAATGTTAATCTGAGATTGTTACTGTCCGTGAATGATCAGAGggtggcacacaaacacacacacacccctacacacacagtcagagtcacAGACATGCTGTCAGGCTTATCTGTCAGATTGATCGACACattgcagtgcacacacagcagatgtgtgctgtgtttcgTGCTACAGCTGTCACATGATCACTCTGTATGTCACACACAACCTTATGGAACAGTTAACAACTCCTTACATTTCTTTTATAGGAGTTTATCACTTAGCATCACTCTTGTTAGGGACCTCAAATGTATGGCTGGCCCCATTACAACAAGCaaatacagattaaaaaatatttatatgtagCATATTAACAGGATTATTCTCCTTGGTTTTCTTCAGCCGTTCatgtttgttcagctttgtgtgatCTCTGGGGTTGTCACCCCTAAGTTCTTCCAGCACCACAGCTAAACCAAAACCCAAAGGGTGATGTTTGGGAGAGTGAACAGagatcacacaaacactttgccATAATCTGTGGATTTTTGGAGGCGATATCTTTAATATGATATTTCTCttaagaaaacactttttaaaaaggactATTAATTTCTTCATACCAGCACAGACCTGATATATGACTACTTTATCTCATAtcatatttttaacattgctAGCAATGTGGCTCATAACAATATTGCTCTGTTGATCACTTTCCATGAAATTTGCCATACTCATTCATGAATTAACATTATGTTTTAGAAATTTGCTGATTAACATATAGGGAACCCAAAGTGCTGCAGAACCTGAGCACAATCTCACAGAGATGCAAGTATCACCATAGAGTCTTAGTTTTATTTGATTATGTGTAGCCAGACcagcataatttcattttaattcctCTTCACAATTTTTCTCCCAAGGTCAACAGATGAACCTTGACTTGTTGATTTGATCCCATCACTTTCAAAACACGCTGCGCTGATTTGAGTTTCAACACTGGTCTGTCCTGTTaatagagtgaaaaaaaaaaaaaaacattgttagCTTAACGGTAGTTTAGTCTGCCTAAtatgagtgtatatgtgtgtgtgttttctggcacCATGCAGGTTCTGGTCCCTCATTCACACCCTCTGCTTCAGCATCCTCTATGATCTTGTTGTGGTTCCGAGTGATGGCAAATACCCAACTGTCTCCTAACTCTGTCAGGTCCGGGATGGAGTATTCAGGTACCACCTCTAAGCCCCTGGGGTCCCTGGCAGTCAGGCCGACCCGGAGGTGGCCACACCAGCCCAGCTCCTTATCCTCAATCTCTATGAGAAATATCTCACCGGGCTTCAGAGGTTGTTTGCTGAAACACACTCCATTTGCAAAGCTCTCCACTCTGGTGGCCTGCGTTCCAGAGTGGTCCAGTCTGACGTTGGTACCATGGATGGGATGGAATTCCATGAACTGGTCAGGAAAGGGTTccattttcacttctgtttgcaCAAACTCAAGCTTTCACTTCTGGCTCAGGGAACAGAAATTACCAGCAAAAAGAAATTCCCTGCTGCCAAAATCACAACGAACAGATATACATTTTGTAATCCTTTTCAGGCAAACAGTCTTGGGTGACATGTGGTCatagcagaaacacaacaacttgTGCAGACAAGATCTCTGCTCTGCCTATCTGTGGGCCACTCAGGGAAGCTTCTGGTAGAGGGCTATTTTTGAACAGCTGCATATGTCAACAGATGGCaaggtatgtgtgtgcgtgtgtgtgtgtgtgtagtgtgtgtgcacgcgtgtgtgcgTGGAGGGGGGTGGCCAACATGCACATGCCTATAGTCACTCACATGCTCCagacatacatatatatgtatgtatatatatgtagtgTATAATAGCTGCGTAATTATCATAATACCATATCTCAGTGAGATATGTTAAACAGCAGGCATTTCATAGCTGCATTCTAAATATAGCAGTGCCATGCAAATACAGTCTGGATTTCATTCTTATGTAAAACATCAATTAAAGTAATATATGAGATAAGAAGAAGGTCTGTGAAGATTATAATGTGATAATAGAATTATAAAAGAAGAATATGAAGGGGAATTATATTTAAAGCTCTTAGCAGTTACTATTTATAATCATCATATATTAGAATAAAGGCTCTTGCGCCATcatttctgtccaaaggtatcagatattttcatcagatcatgttaatatacagtaaagtatAGGAGCTCATTCACATTAGTAACATAAGTGTCACTGCCTCActtggtctggtgtgaccaaTAAATCTTTCGATGGCTAATGCGAGATAACATAAGTCACATGCTAGTAtacttttattacactttttctactggtctttgtgtttcagtattgaCCATCAAAcagtatatatgcatatatagtATGCAGTCAAAGGAAATTCTGTAAACCTGTAAAACTCTGACCGTTTGTCTTGTGAAGGAAAAGCCTGGAAAGAAGGaagatggaaataaataaaggcGAGGttgttacattccatcactgacTAATTACTGGAATTTTACAGTCTATGTAAATGTAGTCATTGTTAAGTTGTGGTTGTACTTCAGATAAGAGCTGACACGAGTTCTTTCAAAGTTTCCACTACTGATAGTTCAGTTCTGTCATAAACTCACCGCAGACACATCTCACCTCACGCTTCCTCCCTGCTGAGATttaagcagcagctgaaggtgtTTTACTCTCATATCCACAGCAGTTATAATGACGACTGAAGctgcttctgttcctctgctaaCGTACTGCCAAGCTACGCACAAGCGTCAGTAGTACTTTCATCATGGAGTGACAAGAATATAAACTTATGCTAACTATGACCTAATcgcgggcggcacggtggtgcagtggttagcactggcGCCTCATAGCGACAGGGTTCCAGGATCGAACCCCGAGCCTTCTATGTGCAGTTTACATGTTCTCTCCGTGCCAGGACGGGGTTTCTCCCACAGgcccaaaaacatgtacattaggtcATGTACAAACGTGTACATGAGCGGATTGCGTtacaaaaaaatctctttttatcAAGATATAAGGTACACCTGTATAAATACCTGGGGCAataagcagctgcagctctagTGGTTATTGGGCTAATTGAGTAGTGTTAAAACTTCATTTAACACAATCTGCATAGTCTGAAATTTCTGCATATTTCGGCCCGTCTTAATTAACACTGTATAATTACTATGTGAGGCTTTCCCAGTGAGGATTTAGAACACTATTGTATATAACATTAACAacacataaaatgtcaaaattgcaGATCCGTATACTGtgcagacatacaaacatatcCCCAACAGGTAATCATCCAAGAGCAACAGATTATAAAATGAgtaaactgtacacacactggaCATTAATAATAAGGCCTATCTGTTCATTCAGGCAGTGATGGATGGGAGTTATTATCTCTCACCCCAAATGAAGCCTGCACACAACTCTTCCCCGTTCTTCATAATGTCAGTTCTAGGGCTTCgagtgtgttttatgtcagtgCGCgtgcgtcgatacgtgtgcagcctgttacagacgctcccgatctttctcactgttttctactattttattattatttcgcgactccttttactttctttttactctggactacatTGTTTTCTAcctaccacacaccaggaaagttgtggcgatgcaactcctcgctgcccgcattgtttacactcgggatcagctgatggacctgaagccggccacctctccagggaaaacaccgagagtaatccctgtggaatgctggattaaaactcaCAGCGGAtacaggggaaataaaaagttacggagaaagagggaagctttgaaacagcggaggcttatgactaggaagtttaagccgtgtctcccctctatcgtcgtgggaaatgtgaggtcactcgggaatggacgaactgacggcattgtcgcagagtcagagggaataccgggagtgcagtttgatgtgctttacggagacatggctgcaccaggacatacctgatgacaatgtgacagtaacgggcttccatacggtccgtgcggacagagactgcgctaccagcggtaagcacaaaggggggggggggggctcgttaacaaccggtggtgtaatccagctcacatcacggtgaaggagcgcatctgcagcccggatgtggaactgtgtgccgttggactacgtccatattacctgcccagggagttttcacatgttgtcatggtgactgtttatgtcccccctctgcaaaccccagcaggacacgtgacactattcactctgcaatagcccggatacagactcagcacccgagtgcattcattgcaatctcgggtgatttcaaccatactaacctggacaaaacactccccactttcactcagtttgtgaactgtcctaccagagagggaagaacaatagatctgctgtatgctaatgcaaggGATTGTtgcagctcttcccccctccccccactaggcaggtcagatcacaacctgatccacctctccccctgctatgtgcctctcgtaaagcgtctgcccgcaacttcaaggactatgaggagatggacagacgaggccaatgagacactccagggctgttttgaggtgacagactggcaggcactctgtgagccccacggccaggacattgatgggctcactgagtgcatcactgcctacataaacttctgtgtggacaccattgtcccaaccacaacggtaaagtgttaccccaacaacaagccgtgggtaaccaaggacatcaaagccatcctcaatgacaagaagagggctttcagagcaggcaatagggaggaggtgagagctattcagtgcaccctgagaataaaaatcagggaggcaaaggagaggtaccggaggcagctggagtggaaactccagcagaacagcacgagagaggtgtggagtggcacgaggaccatcacaggttacgggccaaacagccgaggagttgatggcagtgtggaacgggcgaatgagctgaatcagttttttaacagattcgacacaaggaccccaattcacgcttcaaaggactcctcagcagtacggttgcggcaaccagccactccagcctctctccctccacccacatttcatctggatggcctcgctcacacctcgtccccagaagcctgggatggaccactctcacctgggtaccacatgcactcctcccccacccatcaccccaacgatgaccttcacagctgatcaggtgagaagacagctgcagagactccgtgcaggc
The Scatophagus argus isolate fScaArg1 chromosome 21, fScaArg1.pri, whole genome shotgun sequence genome window above contains:
- the LOC124052886 gene encoding neuralized-like protein 2, producing MEPFPDQFMEFHPIHGTNVRLDHSGTQATRVESFANGVCFSKQPLKPGEIFLIEIEDKELGWCGHLRVGLTARDPRGLEVVPEYSIPDLTELGDSWVFAITRNHNKIIEDAEAEGVNEGPEPAWTDQC